The sequence ATACTTCAAAACGTCAATGATGAAGCCTTGTCTTTCCATTGAGCCTCAAAGACAGCTGAAATCATAGTCAATGGCTATTACTCCTATTTGATTGAGCTAAGAGACAAAATGAAACGTAACCATTTATACTTCAAGCATTACAATTaaacttttatttgttcattatttttaattttattttatcattataaaaatatgaaaatagatacatttattttttccaacTTTTATTCTTAGAATACTTTATGATATTAAATAGGAATAATGCATAAGTACTCTCTCAACTtatgcctgaaatctcagagacacttGTACTATACAAATGTCCTATTATCTCTCTGaatttgttttattaataattttttatcttttttttttaaaaaaatgaatataaaattacttataaaataaatttaagaagataatagaatcttattataatataaatatgtctCTGTAATAGGTGTTAGAGTAGCATTTTCTCTATTAAATAGGtgtgaaaaagaatatattatgtAGTCATTGCTTACTTAGAAATTATTACGAAATTTATTAATTAGGGGTGAGGAATCCTTATCGTTGTTGTAGTCGGTTTATTCGAACTTTCCtgtttatttcctttttctctttataCTTCCACCTATAAATTCGTTCCCCCCATAAACAGAATCATCGGAGTTAGTTTCAACAAACTATTAttcattttccaaatattttaccCGTTTTCTTCAACAATCCAATATCAACAACAATGGAGTTGCGTCCATTAGACATCAAAGTGATCTCTGCAGACGGCATAAAGAATGTCAATACTTTCTCTAAAATGGATGTTTATACAGAAGTTTACATCTCCAGTTACGCAAGCAAGGCTACTAAGCAGAAAACTTTTGTTGATAAGAATAGCGGCTCGAATCCTAAGTGGAATCACTCCATGAAATTCACTCTCGATGAATCGTTTCTCACGAAATCAGGGACTTACCTCGTTTTTCGTCTCAAATCTGATCGTACTTTAGGTGATAAAGATATTGGTGAGGTATCTGTTCCTGTTCATGATTTGTTCAATTCTAATGGCACAGTGGAGAGGCTCGTTGAGTATCCGGTGATTACAGAGAGCGGAAAACCTAAAGGTACTCTgaaattttcctataaattTGGGGAAAAATTTACGGCGCCTGAGCCGAAGAGAGATGTACATCATGAACCTGTTACGGCTTATCCTGCTCCAATGCATTCTGGTATGGCTTATAATCAGCAAAATTCTGGATACGGATATCCACCTCCACCCCCTCCGGCTCATCGTCAAGGTGGGTACGCATACCCACCCCAAGCTGGTGCACCGGGTTATGGATATCCGCCACCACAACCCGGGTATGGGTATCCGCCACCACAACCTGGGTACGGATATCCACCGGTGCAACCCCCACCGCCAAAGAGGAAGAACAAGATGGGAGgtggattagggttagggttgggTGCAGGATTGCTTGGTGGTCTGTTGGTGGGAGATATGGTTTCTGACGTCGGAGAGATGTCTGCTTATGGTGATGGGTACGGAGATGCTATGGATGATATGGGTGGTGGTGACTTTGATTTTTAGTTCAATTTTTaagtttgtaaatttttttttgtttttttttttaaaaacttttgagATGTAATAAACTTTGGTACTAAGGTAGATTTTGAAggatgtttattttttatttagttattcaGATCAACCTTACACTactatttcctttttttctttaaaatagtTTGTCATACTTTTAGGGGCTCGTTTGAACGAgtaataaagaataatataagatctttttatttttatatgctCTAGTTGAAGTGTTAAATCAATTCTACAATCACTCCATCATGTCTTATAATAATGGTATTGTGGAATGTCTTA comes from Solanum pennellii chromosome 1, SPENNV200 and encodes:
- the LOC107011455 gene encoding protein SRC2, with protein sequence MELRPLDIKVISADGIKNVNTFSKMDVYTEVYISSYASKATKQKTFVDKNSGSNPKWNHSMKFTLDESFLTKSGTYLVFRLKSDRTLGDKDIGEVSVPVHDLFNSNGTVERLVEYPVITESGKPKGTLKFSYKFGEKFTAPEPKRDVHHEPVTAYPAPMHSGMAYNQQNSGYGYPPPPPPAHRQGGYAYPPQAGAPGYGYPPPQPGYGYPPPQPGYGYPPVQPPPPKRKNKMGGGLGLGLGAGLLGGLLVGDMVSDVGEMSAYGDGYGDAMDDMGGGDFDF